One genomic window of Coffea eugenioides isolate CCC68of chromosome 1, Ceug_1.0, whole genome shotgun sequence includes the following:
- the LOC113751973 gene encoding uncharacterized protein LOC113751973: protein MANHDVIIGHTRDTSVVQGSHFGLGLLRGRDSILDRVQTLESGQIHEHVRDFKSTTADDSDSANATTDHDILPAEVHDHELANQCSQGHTDEHSNGYDVGNQHENRFPQSGESDSTPSQDDVLNADQDDSGFENHGRQLALTPRDSGIGLPGSQELTVVEPHDIDENLELIVDQNHGMGILSVSEAPVQPSQVLVTSPILQSRTLVVAPTLELTVGQEFPDVQSCRRALRDIAIALHFEIQTVKSDKTRFTAKCASEGCPWRIHAAKLPGVPTFTIRTIHKEHACGGIAHLGHQQASVQWVATSVEQHLRENPQCKPKEILEKIHRVHGITLSYKQAWRGKERIMATLRGSFEEDFRLLPQYCEQIRRTNPGSIASVYVNLVDNSFQRLFISFQASIYGFLNACRPLIALDRTVLKSKYLGTMLFATSFDGDGALFPLAFGVVDEENDDNWMWFLAELHNLLETNTENMPRLTILSDRQKSIADAVDANFPTAFHGFCLRHLTESFRKEFNNTVLVNLLWEAANALTLVEFENRINDIEEISQEAGYWIRRVPPRLWATAHFEGTRFGHLTANIAESLNSWILEASALPLIQMMECVRRQLMTWFNERREASMEWTSVLVPSAERRVSEAIERARTYQVLRANEAEFEVISHEGTNIVDIRNRCCMCRGWQLYGLPCAHAVAALLSCRQNVHRFTESCFTIATYRKAYSQTIHPIPDRTLWKEMTDNTQTEGSCLDMVVSPPKSFRPPAQPRKRRARAEDRGHVKRVVHCSRCNQTGHFRTTCAAPI, encoded by the coding sequence atgGCGAACCACGATGTGATTATTGGGCACACAAGGGATACATCTGTGGTTCAGGGCTCACATTTTGGATTAGGATTATTGCGTGGTCGAGATTCAATATTGGATCGGGTGCAGACTTTAGAATCAGGACAGATTCATGAGCATGTTAGAGATTTCAAATCAACCACTGCTGATGACTCAGATTCAGCAAATGCCACCACTGATCATGATATTTTGCCTGCTGAGGTCCATGACCATGAATTGGCTAACCAGTGTAGCCAAGGTCATACTGATGAACATTCTAATGGATATGATGTAGGTAACCAGCATGAGAATAGATTTCCTCAGAGTGGAGAGAGTGATTCAACTCCAAGTCAAGATGATGTACTTAATGCAGATCAAGATGATAGTGGCTTTGAGAACCATGGTCGACAGCTTGCTCTAACTCCTCGTGACAGTGGAATTGGTTTGCCAGGGAGTCAGGAATTGACTGTTGTAGAGCCCCATGACATTGATGAAAACTTAGAGCTCATTGTCGACCAGAATCATGGTATGGGAATTCTATCTGTTTCAGAGGCGCCTGTCCAGCCTTCTCAGGTCCTTGTTACATCCCCTATTCTGCAGTCTCGAACACTAGTTGTTGCTCCAACCCTTGAATTGACTGTTGGGCAAGAATTTCCAGATGTCCAAAGTTGTCGTCGGGCTCTGAGGGACATAGCAATTGCTCTTCACTTTGAAATACAGACAGTTAAGTCTGATAAGACTCGTTTCACTGCAAAATGTGCTAGTGAAGGATGCCCTTGGCGCATTCATGCTGCAAAGCTCCCTGGTGTTCCTACATTTACGATAAGGACCATCCACAAAGAACATGCATGTGGTGGTATTGCTCATCTTGGTCATCAACAAGCCTCAGTGCAGTGGGTTGCAACCTCCGTGGAACAACATCTCAGGGAAAATCCTCAATGCAAGCCAAAAGAGATTCTGGAAAAGATCCACCGTGTTCATGGGATAACCTTATCGTACAAGCAAGCATGGAGAGGGAAGGAAAGGATCATGGCTACTCTTCGTGGTTCATTCGAAGAAGACTTTCGCCTTCTTCCACAATATTGTGAGCAAATTAGGCGGACAAATCCAGGGAGCATTGCATCTGTTTATGTCAATCTAGTGGATAATTCTTTCCAGCGCttatttatttctttccaaGCATCTATTTATGGGTTTCTGAATGCATGTCGCCCACTGATTGCGCTTGATCGGACTGTTCTAAAGAGCAAATACCTAGGGACTATGCTCTTTGCAACAAGCTTTGATGGAGATGGTGCACTATTTCCTTTAGCATTTGGTGTTGTTGATGAGGAAAATGATGATAACTGGATGTGGTTCCTTGCAGAGCTGCATAATCTTCTGGAAACTAACACAGAGAACATGCCAAGGTTGACAATATTATCTGATAGACAGAAAAGTATTGCTGATGCTGTAGATGCAAATTTCCCCACTGCTTTCCATGGTTTCTGTCTGCGTCATCTCACTGAGAGTTTCAGGAAGGAATTCAACAATACTGTGCTTGTCAACCTTTTGTGGGAAGCTGCAAATGCTCTCACGTTAGTTGAGTTTGAGAACAGGATTAATGATATAGAAGAGATATCGCAGGAAGCTGGTTATTGGATACGGCGAGTTCCACCTCGCTTGTGGGCCACTGCACATTTTGAGGGAACACGTTTTGGGCATCTGACAGCCAACATAGCTGAATCATTAAATTCCTGGATACTTGAAGCCTCTGCACTTCCCCTGATTCAGATGATGGAGTGCGTCCGCCGGCAATTGATGACTTGGTTCAATGAAAGACGTGAAGCTAGTATGGAATGGACATCTGTACTTGTTCCCTCTGCTGAAAGGCGTGTCTCAGAGGCTATTGAAAGGGCACGTACCTACCAGGTTCTCCGAGCCAATGAGGCTGAATTTGAGGTTATTTCTCACGAGGGGACAAACATTGTGGATATCAGAAACCGTTGTTGCATGTGCCGAGGATGGCAGCTATATGGCCTGCCCTGTGCTCATGCTGTAGCGGCTCTTCTTTCTTGCAGGCAGAATGTTCATCGATTTACTGAGAGTTGTTTCACAATAGCAACATATCGCAAAGCCTATTCTCAAACCATACACCCTATTCCCGATAGGACCCTGTGGAAGGAGATGACAGATAATACTCAAACTGAAGGTAGTTGTTTGGATATGGTTGTAAGCCCCCCCAAGTCCTTTCGACCCCCTGCACAACCTAGGAAAAGAAGAGCTCGTGCAGAAGATCGGGGTCATGTGAAGCGGGTGGTTCATTGCAGCCGCTGTAACCAGACTGGACATTTTAGAACAACCTGTGCAGCACCCATATAA
- the LOC113764962 gene encoding flowering locus K homology domain-like isoform X1 translates to MADENFEEHDLVNVQETDNVPENSQPSEDAHVPENDSGVAEEKRWPGWPGENVFRMLVPVQKVGGIIGRKGEYIKKICEETKARIKILDGPPGTTERTVMVSAKEEPDLDIPPAMDGLLRIHKRVVDVDSDPANAQSGNGKTVSTRLLVAATQAGSLIGKQGATIKSIQDASHCTIRVLGGEHLPVFALPDDSVVEIQGEPTGLHKAVELIATHLRKFLVDRSVVGVFEMQMQMPNARANQNMPPPQSWGPPTQGFPMNAGGGPGYGAPPQYMPPPRQYDNYYPPADVPPRDKQPRPGHPAFGRDASAGSHTASLQPQPSIVTKVTQNMQIPLSYADAVIGASGVNISYIRRASGATIAIQETRGAPGEMTVEINGSASQVQTAQQLIQNSIAEAATAQNSASGPPGQVYNPYAHGTLYASPPSNTSGHTGHAPAGDYSSMYGASYGY, encoded by the exons ATGGCTGATGAAAATTTTGAGGAACATGATTTGGTCAATGTGCAAGAGACAGATAATGTGCCTGAGAACTCACAACCGTCAGAAGATGCACATGTGCCTGAAAATGATTCAGGTGTAGCTGAAGAAAAGAGATGGCCAGGATGGCCTGGAGAAAATGTGTTCAGAATGTTAGTTCCTGTTCAAAAGGTTGGTGGTATCATTGGTCGCAAAGGAGAGTACATAAAGAAAATCTGCGAGGAAACGAAGGCTCGTATCAAGATTCTCGATGGTCCTCCTGGGACTACCGAAAGAACT GTAATGGTTTCCGCTAAGGAAGAGCCTGATCTTGACATTCCTCCTGCAATGGATGGCCTGCTGAGGATCCATAAGCGTGTAGTTGATGTTGACTCGGATCCAGCTAATGCTCAGTCAGGCAATGGTAAGACGGTATCCACAAGGTTACTTGTAGCAGCAACACAGGCAGGGAGCTTGATTGGAAAGCAGGGTGCCACTATAAAATCTATTCAAGATGCTTCTCATTGTACCATTCGTGTCCTTGGTGGAG AGCACCTGCCGGTTTTTGCTTTGCCTGACGATAGTGTTGTTGAGATACAAGGGGAGCCTACGGGGTTGCACAAAGCGGTTGAACTAATTGCAACACACCTGAGGAAATTTTTAGTTGATCGAAGTGTTGTTGGAGTATTTGAGATGCAA ATGCAAATGCCAAATGCCCGAGCAAATCAAAATATGCCTCCACCCCAATCTTGGGGCCCTCCAACTCAAGGATTTCCTATGAATGCTGGCGGTGGACCTGGTTATGGGGCCCCTCCTCAATACATGCCACCTCCACGCCAATATGACAACTATTACCCACCAGCTGATGTGCCGCCTCGGGATAAGCAGCCTCGTCCTGGACATCCTGCTTTTGGGAGAGATGCATCAGCAGGATCGCACACAGCAAGCCTGCAGCCACAACCATCAATAGTTACAAAg GTCACACAGAATATGCAAATTCCTCTTTCATATGCAGATGCAGTCATCGGTGCTTCTGGTGTAAATATTAGCTACATTCGCCGTGCCAGTGGTGCAACTATTGCAATACAAGAAACTAGGGGTGCCCCAGGTGAAATGACTGTCGAAATTAATGGATCTGCATCACAGGTTCAGACTGCTCAACAGCTGATACAG AATAGTATTGCTGAAGCTGCAACAGCACAGAATTCTGCTAGTGGACCACCTGGTCAAGTTTATAATCCTTACGCCCATGGTACTCTGTATGCATCTCCACCATCCAATACTAGTGGACACACGGGCCATGCTCCGGCTGGAGACTACAGTTCTATGTATGGAGCCAGCTATGGTTATTAG
- the LOC113764962 gene encoding flowering locus K homology domain-like isoform X2: MVSAKEEPDLDIPPAMDGLLRIHKRVVDVDSDPANAQSGNGKTVSTRLLVAATQAGSLIGKQGATIKSIQDASHCTIRVLGGEHLPVFALPDDSVVEIQGEPTGLHKAVELIATHLRKFLVDRSVVGVFEMQMQMPNARANQNMPPPQSWGPPTQGFPMNAGGGPGYGAPPQYMPPPRQYDNYYPPADVPPRDKQPRPGHPAFGRDASAGSHTASLQPQPSIVTKVTQNMQIPLSYADAVIGASGVNISYIRRASGATIAIQETRGAPGEMTVEINGSASQVQTAQQLIQNSIAEAATAQNSASGPPGQVYNPYAHGTLYASPPSNTSGHTGHAPAGDYSSMYGASYGY, encoded by the exons ATGGTTTCCGCTAAGGAAGAGCCTGATCTTGACATTCCTCCTGCAATGGATGGCCTGCTGAGGATCCATAAGCGTGTAGTTGATGTTGACTCGGATCCAGCTAATGCTCAGTCAGGCAATGGTAAGACGGTATCCACAAGGTTACTTGTAGCAGCAACACAGGCAGGGAGCTTGATTGGAAAGCAGGGTGCCACTATAAAATCTATTCAAGATGCTTCTCATTGTACCATTCGTGTCCTTGGTGGAG AGCACCTGCCGGTTTTTGCTTTGCCTGACGATAGTGTTGTTGAGATACAAGGGGAGCCTACGGGGTTGCACAAAGCGGTTGAACTAATTGCAACACACCTGAGGAAATTTTTAGTTGATCGAAGTGTTGTTGGAGTATTTGAGATGCAA ATGCAAATGCCAAATGCCCGAGCAAATCAAAATATGCCTCCACCCCAATCTTGGGGCCCTCCAACTCAAGGATTTCCTATGAATGCTGGCGGTGGACCTGGTTATGGGGCCCCTCCTCAATACATGCCACCTCCACGCCAATATGACAACTATTACCCACCAGCTGATGTGCCGCCTCGGGATAAGCAGCCTCGTCCTGGACATCCTGCTTTTGGGAGAGATGCATCAGCAGGATCGCACACAGCAAGCCTGCAGCCACAACCATCAATAGTTACAAAg GTCACACAGAATATGCAAATTCCTCTTTCATATGCAGATGCAGTCATCGGTGCTTCTGGTGTAAATATTAGCTACATTCGCCGTGCCAGTGGTGCAACTATTGCAATACAAGAAACTAGGGGTGCCCCAGGTGAAATGACTGTCGAAATTAATGGATCTGCATCACAGGTTCAGACTGCTCAACAGCTGATACAG AATAGTATTGCTGAAGCTGCAACAGCACAGAATTCTGCTAGTGGACCACCTGGTCAAGTTTATAATCCTTACGCCCATGGTACTCTGTATGCATCTCCACCATCCAATACTAGTGGACACACGGGCCATGCTCCGGCTGGAGACTACAGTTCTATGTATGGAGCCAGCTATGGTTATTAG